TTCCCCACTGAAAAGACCGATTTCCGAATACATCAAATCAGGGTTCATAAATGTTGATAAACCGAGCAACCCGAGCTCCCACGAAGTTGTTTCATGGATAAAACGTATACTGAAAGTGGAAAAAACTGGCCATTCCGGCACCCTGGATCCCAAAGTTACGGGTTGCCTTATTGTATGCATAGATCGTGCTACAAGATTGGTGAAGTCGCAGCAAAATGCTGGTAAGGAGTATGTTGCAGTATTCAGCTTGCATTCCGCTGTAGAGAACATCCAAAAAGTTACACAAGGATTAGAAAAACTGCGCGGAGCTTTATTCCAACGGCCTCCATTAATTTCTGCTGTAAAAAGACAGCTAAGAGTCCGAAGTGTTTATGACAGTAAATTACTAGATTTCGACAGTGAGAGAAACATTGGAGTATTCTGGGTGAGCTGTGAGGCCGGTTCTTACATCCGTACTATGTGCGTACACTTGGGACTCATGCTCGGTGTCGGAGGACAGATGATAGAGTTGCGACGTGTCAGATCAGGCATTCAGGGCGAAAAGGAAGGTATGGTCACAATGCATGATATATTAGACGCTCAATGGGCATATGAAAACCATAAAGATGAGACATACATCCGAAGAGTTATTAAACCGTTAGAAGGCTTGCTCATTGCACACAAAAGAATCTTCATCAAAGACAGTGCCGTCAATGCTGTATGTTACGGAGCCAAAGTTTTGCTACCTGGGATATTAAGGTATGAAGACGGTATTGAAGTTGACCAAGAAATAGTTATAGTGACGACTAAAGGAGAAGCCGTGGCTCTGGCCATAGCTCTGATGACAACATCAACAATGGCATCGTGCGATCATGGAGTAGCGGCGAAATTAAAACGAGTTATTATGGAAAGAGACACATATCCTCGTAAATGGGGTCTGGGCCCTAAGGCTTCACAGAAGAAGCAGTTGATTCAGCAAGGGAAGCTCGACAAACACGGCAAACCTAATGAAAACACGCCAGCGGAATGGCTAAACAGTTACGTAGACTATAAAGTTAAGAGGGAACCTGAGAATGGTGAAGCGGAGGAAGGCAGCAGGAAGAGAACAGCTAGCATTGCAGATGTTTCAAATAACTCGATAGAAGTAAAATCtgagaagaagaaaaagaaaaagaagcaTGATCAAGAAGAAGTCGGTGCAGGAGATGCAACGATGGAAACAAGTGTAGCTAGCGAAGCAGCAGACGATTCTATCCGTaaagagaagaaaaagaaaaagaagaaggaTAAAGATCAAGAAAAAAGTGATGAGTAAAGAGTGTGCATAATGTAAAGTCAACAgaatctttataaaatattaaatgaagaaaacgtgcctatatttttttaatttaaaatcgttTGAGCTATATGTCATTTGAACATTGTTGAAgttatgaaatgtttttagTTTACGGTATAGTTTTCACtctgaattaaatattgactATTATGTACTTTCATtagttacattaattaattaataatttttatagtgtAACTACTCTGAATAATAATGTCCAACAGTTGCATCATTATAACTAGAGGGAAaaaggcaattttttttatttgtatccaTTTGTGGTTTCggccattttttaaatcgtgaTTCTTAAATGCTCGTATTGTCGTTGTCTTACCAATCTTACTACCAGTAGGCAATGctgttaattttgttactgTTTACGGTAGGTATGTCAGTAGAAAGCTCATCTGTAAAAGCTACTTAATTAACAAAGatgttaattaactttttgaaCTTTAATTTGGAACTTCAATACAGGCCTTTAGTGAGGctgaaattttttaaaatgtaataaccaataaaaaaacaatccaactttttttgttactatttcattgCAACTACtggaaattgttataaaatttattacacgggtagaatatacataactggaataacacataaatacaaagcacttttatcccgaaagtgaagccccgggacgcagctggTAGCAAAATATGTGTGTCCGTAATGATATGTTACTTCCATTTATGGAATGTCAAATtcagatttaaaatttgtaatttacaaattcCTTACATTGTAAGTCCTagttatttaagtttaagCACCTACTAGAAACATTTTGCGAtgtttattaaacaattttaaattcagcttttgtttctttttgatAAGCAGAACGTTTTATGTTATGCTCGAAGATTTTTATCCCCAGGCAAAATAAAGCTTTTTATCATGTTACCACTGTTTCCATTGCAGTTTTAtctattactaaatattttttattcagcaCACGCAACCAAAAAACTAAAACGTACTCTTTAGATCcctattatacctacttaataccGGCTCCATACATCTTTCACTCGTAGGTATCTCATTTGGTTGCAGTCTTCCATCgtctattttgtctaaaatcgaataaagcgatgaataatttattcacgAACGAATCAATTGTTAtctacatttataaattagtttatagcttttgcccgcggctgcGCCCGCTtttattttccgggatgaaaggtagaTATCTACCTACCCTATTCATgacgattggttgagtagatcgagcgtgaagaggtaacaaacatacatttttaatattagttaggactagcttttgcacgcggcttcgcccgcggaAATATTTCACGGGAACAGTTACtcatttttccgggatgaaagataccctatgtcctccATACTAAAACTACAtgttgcaaaatttcaagaagatttgtttGAGTAAAAGGttgaggtaacaaacaaacttactttcgcatttttagtTACGATTAggcatggatttaataagtatttcgctggagtatctactaattccatattaaagaagaagaaaggtcaaatttgtacattggatatttttttaaattcttcacggaatatacttagttactgatatagatgacgaaaatatagttttggaaaatttttctgtctgtctgaagctggaccgatttgcttgaaatttactatgtaggtaccttatattatataaggcACCTACAAGATGTTGACCCGGTATAATACCGGGtcaacatcttagatacatttcatcccggtaaatggtcagattcccgtaggataattgaaaaactaattatgaatcaaaaaatcctcggaatcccgggttatatcttatagacatttcatcccggaaaatgaggagcgtcctgtaggaaaataaaaatccacggagccgatttactttaaaattttgtagaaaagtgtaaacagaatataaacaactttttttttatcgcagaaattaaatgtaattagaaggtatcaattttcaatttcattttgttctattttagttttgaacataaagataatagatggcgccaccaAGACTTTTAAATCTCGAAATCACGCTATGGTGTCTCTCTcacaaatccatactaatattataaagaggtaagcgtttgtgagtttgtatgtttgaagcgggtaatctccgaagctaccaaaccgatttcaaaaattatttcaccattagaaagctacaATATCCGAGATATGCTATAGGCATTTTtgtttcgaaataaattagtattcagccagatcaatcaatatttataaagaaatccgaaaaaaaagcgctaacgaaaatctttacgtTCGTGCGCCGGCCCTACCATTGATTATACATGAACACAATGTACTACAAAATTATAGGGTTTTAGTAGATCCATAAAAAAGTCCGCGAGACAATACTatctatcttttataattaagtatctataaggcattttatatgtaaaaagatattgtaaattaaaaggtgcatttttacaattattattgcacaagcatattaatccttataattaaaagtattgaGTAAGTATTGagattatttcatcatcaagagAATTACAcgaagataaattttgtcctttacagcacataaattggattaatagtttctgaaatattatggaattaaaaaatacgcacgccgaattattttaagtaggtaggtacttagatacttttatattgttgaacaCGGTACACCGCGACGGCGGCTCGCGGTGTAACGCAGAGCGAAATCGTAAGATTTTTACTTGATACTTACGTGgattaggtaattttatttattttcgttgtattcatacaaaaattgtaatcAGTTGCCAGAACGACTTTCTCTGtctactttctttctttattaaaactaaattgacattacaatataaaatatatttattgcccataaaaacaatattagtacaaaataatacaattgtgcATACATATGGACCAATGGTGGGCCTATTGCtaagcaatctcttccagccagCCTTTGGGTAGTGAGAGAGGATAACAGAAGAGGGTGGCGGGGCGCATtgtgggcgcagtatgtatcaatatatcagtataaaactcttccgttactgagttactgactgactgacagacaacgtacaccaAAACTGCTGGGCGAGAAGAtgtttggcatgtaggtgagtgtaggtgagcactaaaagaggatttttgggaattctactccgaagggggtgaaaggggtgaaaaactgtaaatatgaaagttctacaccgttgaacttagtgacttgaaaatttagattttggttgtttacaacaaagtaattaatacgtatttcagatttttctgaaaattaacgctcaaccccttcaaagggatgaaagattgtatgggacttaatacaatttacaagataaaaagctgaaaattggcacacttactttttgtagtaaataacagtaatagtaaatacaaaaaatgtttaatttacgtttgtatatttgtaataaaaaaccgggacgtaaaacgtcatggaaaatgcagaaagcgggagtgggagtcgcAGCGGGagatgggaaggagacacgtagtgggaaacgggacgggacacattgcaaaaaacatgatggcacaatatgtaggaaacggtacgggatatctactttacattacatagcaggaagcgggattggacaagtttgcgggacgagacacgtagtgggaaacaggaaattgaactaatatgagaaaaaatgctaatttgaatcatatatgtttaccagtcttacagagtacgcgataaaataattactgagatttgctatgaaattcacgcgggcgaagccgcgggcaaaagctagtaatcgAATAAATCCCTACTTTAGCTTCAAAAGATAGAAAAGTCGATGATTTcgatcatggatttagtaagtactacttcgtcggagtacctactaattccatggtttcgATTGATTGTGGACATGGAATACCGATTCTTAccgataataaaaatttggtaTCGTTACAGCTGACAAATGGAGCTAACGTTACTTACTACTACTCAAGCAAGATATTGTTAAATTGGGTAACAAATGGCAAACACGAAAAATGTTACCAATGGTATAACGGTGAAGTGTGAACAGTTTCCGTTACCGTAAGCTACAgctatccttacatattataaagcaaaGTCCACTGCCtcctctgtctgtctgaccgcgataaactcagaaattactgcacggattttcatgcggttttcaccaatagatagtgtgg
This genomic interval from Plodia interpunctella isolate USDA-ARS_2022_Savannah chromosome 30, ilPloInte3.2, whole genome shotgun sequence contains the following:
- the Nop60B gene encoding H/ACA ribonucleoprotein complex subunit 4 — encoded protein: MTEVLQPGAEVFSEKKKKKNKETVTLGAFQKIGDFKIEPSESVGKLDTAYWPLLLKNFDRLNVRTNHYTPLPFGHSPLKRPISEYIKSGFINVDKPSNPSSHEVVSWIKRILKVEKTGHSGTLDPKVTGCLIVCIDRATRLVKSQQNAGKEYVAVFSLHSAVENIQKVTQGLEKLRGALFQRPPLISAVKRQLRVRSVYDSKLLDFDSERNIGVFWVSCEAGSYIRTMCVHLGLMLGVGGQMIELRRVRSGIQGEKEGMVTMHDILDAQWAYENHKDETYIRRVIKPLEGLLIAHKRIFIKDSAVNAVCYGAKVLLPGILRYEDGIEVDQEIVIVTTKGEAVALAIALMTTSTMASCDHGVAAKLKRVIMERDTYPRKWGLGPKASQKKQLIQQGKLDKHGKPNENTPAEWLNSYVDYKVKREPENGEAEEGSRKRTASIADVSNNSIEVKSEKKKKKKKHDQEEVGAGDATMETSVASEAADDSIRKEKKKKKKKDKDQEKSDE